From a single Miscanthus floridulus cultivar M001 chromosome 8, ASM1932011v1, whole genome shotgun sequence genomic region:
- the LOC136478062 gene encoding L-lactate dehydrogenase B-like: MYFEFNRDKNQALKSLQESHSSFGEEVLEGIRRVVVDSAYEVIGLKGYTSWAIGYSVANLLSSLLRDQRRTHPVSVLAAGFHGIPDDHEVFLSLPARLGRAGVLGVADMELTDEETRRLRCSTKTL; this comes from the exons ATGTATTTTGAATTT AATAGAGACAAAAACCAGGCCCTCAAGTCGCTGCAGGAGAGCCACAGCAGCTTCGGCGAGGAGGTGCTGGAGGGCATCCGCCGCGTCGTCGTCGACAGCGCCTACGAGGTCATCGGGCTCAAGGGATACACGTCGTGGGCCATCGGCTACTCGGTGGCCAACCTCTTGTCGTCGCTCCTCCGCGACCAGCGCCGCACCCACCCGGTGTCCGTGCTCGCCGCAGGCTTCCACGGCATCCCCGACGACCATGAGGTGTTCCTCAGCCTGCCCGCCAGGCTTGGTCGTGCCGGTGTACTCGGCGTCGCCGACATGGAGCTCACTGACGAGGAGACCAGGAGGCTCCGCTGCTCCACCAAGACGCTCTAG